A window of the Mucilaginibacter sp. cycad4 genome harbors these coding sequences:
- a CDS encoding RagB/SusD family nutrient uptake outer membrane protein produces the protein MKKLYFKVLAYSVLGGFLFFTSCKKDSFLGQTQTSNLTEGTVFTDSANTVSFLAGIYSNVGFSAAAGRFTYGPILSPTPNGGIDAASDEAEVSASAGSTALAFETGTINAAVVTDDAYKTCYTNIRSVNQLLKNLPKAPINNFAKTQMKAEARFLRAWYYAILLKHYGGVHLLGDSIYTYTDKIPAARNTYADCVNYILAECDAAGQDLPTAQSGVNYGRASKGACLALKSRVLLYAASPLFNGQSIGEGKTLELVGYPAYDKERWRLAEQAAAAVISTGVYSLNVDNATAPGFGFQKLFTKRVNTEYIFQLMRPTGNVDLENLWQPPTRTGKNGAFPLQGLVDAFPMSNGKPITDPSSNYNPNNPYANRDPRLDYSIIHDQTPLQIRLSSGTSPINIFVGKYNGNTTGPDAVHVGTTTGYYTNKMLDPAAVANDFMHRTDRCLPLIRYAEILLNYAEAANEYEGPTALVYSAVESIRQRAGLNPYQLPTGLSQADMRTVIQNERRIELAFEEHRFWDVRRWKIADQTDNIITKGMEVNRDGAAVAYKQFDVRKRNFRTAMYLWPFPQSEVAKSPELIQNPGY, from the coding sequence ATGAAAAAACTTTACTTCAAGGTTCTTGCTTATTCGGTTTTGGGGGGCTTCCTGTTTTTTACTTCGTGTAAAAAGGATAGCTTCCTGGGGCAAACACAAACATCAAACCTAACCGAGGGGACAGTGTTTACCGATAGTGCCAATACGGTATCGTTTTTAGCCGGCATTTATAGTAATGTAGGTTTTAGCGCAGCAGCGGGCAGGTTTACCTACGGGCCAATACTTTCGCCCACGCCTAACGGAGGCATTGATGCTGCTTCAGACGAAGCCGAGGTGTCTGCTTCTGCCGGTTCAACTGCGTTGGCTTTCGAAACCGGCACAATCAATGCAGCCGTGGTTACTGATGATGCATATAAAACATGTTATACCAATATCCGCTCGGTAAACCAGTTGCTCAAAAATTTGCCCAAGGCACCTATCAATAACTTTGCTAAAACACAAATGAAGGCCGAAGCCCGGTTTTTACGTGCCTGGTATTATGCTATATTGCTGAAACATTACGGCGGAGTGCATTTACTTGGCGATAGTATTTATACTTACACGGATAAGATCCCGGCTGCCCGCAACACCTATGCCGATTGCGTGAATTATATCCTTGCCGAGTGTGACGCGGCCGGACAGGACCTGCCGACTGCGCAATCGGGGGTAAATTATGGCCGTGCATCAAAAGGGGCCTGCCTTGCTTTAAAATCAAGGGTATTGCTTTACGCCGCAAGCCCTTTGTTCAATGGTCAATCTATTGGAGAGGGTAAAACGCTCGAATTGGTGGGATATCCGGCTTACGATAAAGAGCGCTGGAGACTTGCCGAGCAAGCTGCGGCCGCCGTTATTTCAACCGGCGTATATAGCCTCAACGTTGACAATGCCACTGCTCCGGGTTTTGGCTTTCAAAAGCTGTTTACCAAGCGTGTAAATACCGAATATATTTTCCAGTTGATGCGCCCAACCGGCAATGTGGATTTAGAAAACTTATGGCAGCCGCCAACCCGTACAGGCAAAAACGGTGCTTTTCCCCTACAGGGATTGGTTGATGCTTTCCCGATGAGTAATGGTAAGCCGATCACTGATCCATCATCAAACTACAATCCCAATAATCCATATGCTAACCGCGATCCGCGTTTGGATTATAGCATCATCCATGACCAAACACCTCTGCAAATCAGGCTTTCGTCAGGTACTTCACCCATAAATATTTTTGTTGGTAAATACAACGGAAATACAACAGGGCCCGATGCCGTGCATGTTGGCACTACTACCGGTTACTACACCAATAAAATGCTTGATCCGGCTGCCGTAGCAAACGATTTTATGCATCGTACGGATCGTTGCCTGCCATTGATCCGCTATGCCGAGATCCTGCTGAACTATGCCGAAGCTGCTAACGAATATGAAGGGCCAACAGCGCTGGTTTATTCTGCTGTTGAGTCCATACGGCAGCGGGCTGGTCTAAATCCGTACCAGTTACCAACAGGATTGAGCCAGGCCGATATGCGTACAGTTATTCAAAACGAACGCCGCATTGAGCTGGCTTTTGAAGAGCACCGCTTCTGGGATGTACGCCGCTGGAAAATTGCCGATCAAACAG
- a CDS encoding alpha/beta hydrolase family protein, protein MNIKKLLFIPLFIGLAACSFKAAAATVDTVLTHSAAMNKDIKAVVIKPADYSNAKKFPVLYLLHGFSGNYSDWIKKVPVVAGLADTYQFIIVCADGDFAGWYFDSPAVKDSQYETYVGTELVNWVDKHYSTITDRKGRAITGLSMGGHGALFLAFKHLDKFGAAGSMSGAVDIRPFPDSFGIERVLGKYSEHPDRWEQNSVVNLIYLLKPNSLAITFDVGYDDFLYQANQELHEKLLERKVPHDYTVRPGAHTWEYWGNSINYQALFFSRFFNGIK, encoded by the coding sequence ATGAATATTAAAAAGTTACTATTTATTCCGTTATTTATTGGCCTTGCAGCCTGTAGTTTCAAAGCTGCGGCTGCAACGGTTGATACGGTACTCACGCACAGTGCTGCAATGAACAAGGATATCAAGGCGGTGGTAATAAAGCCCGCCGACTATTCCAATGCCAAAAAATTCCCGGTATTATACCTGCTGCACGGCTTTAGCGGCAATTACAGCGATTGGATTAAAAAAGTGCCTGTGGTTGCCGGTTTAGCCGATACCTATCAGTTTATTATAGTTTGTGCCGATGGTGATTTTGCCGGATGGTATTTTGATAGCCCGGCTGTCAAAGATTCGCAATATGAAACTTACGTAGGTACCGAGCTGGTAAATTGGGTTGATAAACACTATTCAACCATAACTGACAGAAAGGGGAGGGCCATAACCGGTTTAAGTATGGGCGGGCATGGCGCTTTGTTTTTGGCCTTTAAGCATTTGGATAAATTCGGAGCAGCAGGCAGTATGAGTGGAGCGGTTGATATCAGGCCTTTTCCGGATAGTTTTGGTATAGAGCGTGTACTTGGTAAATACAGCGAACACCCCGACAGGTGGGAGCAAAACAGCGTTGTGAACCTCATTTACCTGTTAAAGCCAAACTCACTTGCCATTACTTTTGACGTTGGCTATGATGATTTTCTTTACCAGGCCAACCAGGAATTGCATGAAAAGCTGCTTGAGCGTAAAGTGCCGCATGATTACACAGTGAGGCCCGGAGCCCATACCTGGGAATATTGGGGCAATTCTATCAATTACCAGGCATTGTTTTTTAGCCGTTTTTTTAATGGTATTAAATAG
- a CDS encoding SGNH/GDSL hydrolase family protein, translating to MKKLILLLVLIAAGGAVSGQSIAPFRAGDRVAFVGNSITDGGHYHSYIWLYYMTRFPNMRITCYNAGIGGDVVGQINDRFEDDVFSKKPNVLTLTWGMNDTGYFEWYRADAQDVMDKRIQGSYDNYALLENKLKQHTEIRKIFILGSPYDETSKFTAKNIYPKKSAAFSKVIDFQRDAAKRNSWGYVDFYHPMTEINLRKQAKDSTFSLTPNDRVHPDNDGHLVMAYLFLKAQGFSNKVVADVTIDANSKKATKAVNCKITNLISSTDSVAFNYLANSLPYPIDTVTRGWGNRKKQSDALKIVPFTKEMNQELLAVKGLKSASYDVLIDGEKMGNWSAGQLSAGINLAEITTTPQYQQAIQIRELNEERWDIERRIRMYVWMQFDFLKGKGLLFHDTNAAMDTISKYAKRDIFVNGNKDNYTRARYKSLRDAWQKEMDVLTDEIYVINKPKNHRITVIASK from the coding sequence ATGAAAAAGTTGATTTTATTATTAGTATTGATAGCGGCAGGGGGAGCCGTAAGTGGCCAAAGCATCGCGCCATTTCGCGCCGGCGACAGGGTGGCCTTTGTTGGTAACAGCATTACCGACGGAGGGCATTACCACTCGTACATATGGCTGTATTACATGACCCGTTTCCCGAACATGCGGATAACCTGTTATAACGCGGGCATTGGCGGTGATGTGGTAGGGCAGATCAACGACCGTTTTGAGGATGATGTGTTCAGCAAAAAGCCAAACGTTTTAACCCTTACCTGGGGCATGAATGATACCGGCTATTTTGAATGGTATCGTGCCGATGCACAGGATGTTATGGATAAAAGGATCCAGGGATCGTACGATAACTACGCATTGCTGGAGAATAAGCTTAAACAACATACCGAGATCCGGAAGATCTTCATTCTTGGTTCGCCTTACGATGAAACCAGTAAGTTCACCGCCAAAAATATCTATCCTAAAAAAAGTGCTGCTTTTTCGAAAGTGATAGATTTTCAGCGCGACGCTGCTAAGAGAAATAGCTGGGGCTACGTTGATTTTTATCATCCTATGACGGAGATTAACCTGCGCAAACAAGCTAAAGATTCAACTTTTAGCTTAACACCCAATGACAGGGTACATCCTGATAATGACGGGCACCTGGTAATGGCTTATCTTTTTTTAAAAGCGCAGGGTTTTAGCAATAAAGTAGTGGCTGACGTGACTATTGATGCTAACAGTAAAAAAGCAACCAAAGCTGTTAACTGCAAGATAACCAATTTGATCTCTTCGACTGATTCTGTGGCATTCAATTATCTTGCAAATTCCCTCCCTTATCCTATAGATACTGTTACGCGTGGCTGGGGGAACCGCAAAAAGCAATCGGACGCTCTGAAAATTGTTCCCTTTACCAAAGAGATGAACCAGGAGCTGCTTGCCGTTAAAGGTTTAAAATCGGCCAGTTATGATGTGCTTATTGACGGCGAAAAAATGGGGAATTGGTCGGCCGGACAACTGAGTGCCGGTATCAATCTTGCCGAAATCACTACAACGCCGCAATATCAGCAGGCCATCCAGATCAGGGAGCTGAACGAAGAACGCTGGGATATTGAAAGACGCATCCGGATGTACGTTTGGATGCAATTTGACTTTTTAAAAGGCAAAGGTCTGTTGTTCCATGATACTAATGCTGCGATGGATACCATAAGCAAGTACGCCAAGAGGGACATTTTTGTTAACGGCAATAAAGATAATTACACCCGCGCCCGCTACAAAAGTTTACGTGATGCCTGGCAAAAGGAAATGGATGTATTAACCGACGAGATCTATGTCATTAATAAGCCGAAAAACCATCGCATTACCGTAATCGCCTCAAAATAA
- a CDS encoding RICIN domain-containing protein, whose protein sequence is MKTNLFTGTMMAMALLASCSKQAAVKYPKPFVRTDSVQLTSGSPVSSYGTFFISNVLSGKAIEINGSGMLNDGTGAQQNQYTGSGTATAPNQKWIIVQQGNGAITNTTKFKIMNIASGKYLEVPLATTNPGTGLWQDKANTNNAQQWYIQSVSTGVYKIINVGNGLAVTNHGSSTTNGTPITQEAFVAGNTAQTWLLNGLAAEAYRDDDVVNFFHRTNGTVAFDEGKSIPLTYGANNGKVLWITEDAYESSQLQSNGQLYCQFFKYHNSALLQPASHSWDQSLTPNITTNNSPINSMEIIESPGDHNSTYRWPGAGIEAGNHVYLYTFESANGATPENQVIYDLTQNTGGLNWGTAARITPAGMSGQTETGFSNGMVKNVSNDSVYVYGSKSVFFNTSNVFLARFPANNPANWSFWTGTSWSSTRTTATAAAITIGAGNTTQQNVIISKVNNKYVMMQMDLGYFCDPASHNIYISTADSPKGPFTAPKMVFTINDVYQGHLAKYYTPAIHPEFVNGHNELLVTYCLNYNGEGGSCSTTTCVNNNQDPNFYQVKAVRIPYSLVGL, encoded by the coding sequence ATGAAAACAAACCTGTTCACCGGTACCATGATGGCCATGGCCTTGCTGGCATCATGCAGCAAACAAGCTGCCGTTAAGTACCCCAAACCATTTGTACGCACAGATTCCGTACAACTAACCAGCGGATCGCCGGTAAGCTCCTACGGAACCTTTTTTATCAGCAATGTTTTAAGCGGTAAAGCCATTGAAATTAATGGCAGCGGTATGCTTAATGATGGCACCGGTGCGCAGCAAAACCAATATACAGGCAGCGGCACGGCTACAGCTCCCAATCAAAAGTGGATAATTGTGCAGCAGGGCAACGGAGCCATAACCAATACCACCAAATTCAAGATCATGAACATTGCCAGCGGTAAATACCTGGAAGTGCCATTGGCAACCACAAATCCCGGTACAGGTTTGTGGCAGGATAAGGCCAATACCAATAACGCTCAGCAATGGTATATTCAATCTGTAAGCACAGGTGTTTACAAAATTATTAACGTTGGCAATGGCCTGGCGGTAACTAATCACGGTTCATCCACTACTAATGGTACACCTATCACCCAGGAAGCCTTCGTGGCAGGTAATACAGCACAAACCTGGCTCCTTAACGGCCTCGCTGCCGAGGCTTACCGCGATGATGATGTTGTAAACTTTTTTCATCGAACTAACGGTACCGTAGCTTTTGACGAAGGGAAAAGCATCCCGCTTACCTATGGCGCCAACAACGGAAAAGTGCTTTGGATAACCGAAGATGCCTATGAATCATCGCAACTTCAAAGCAATGGCCAGTTATACTGTCAGTTTTTTAAATATCACAATTCGGCATTGTTGCAACCGGCAAGTCATAGCTGGGATCAATCGCTAACCCCCAATATTACCACCAATAATTCGCCGATAAACAGTATGGAGATCATTGAAAGCCCCGGCGATCATAACTCAACTTATCGCTGGCCTGGTGCTGGTATCGAGGCCGGTAACCATGTTTACCTTTACACTTTTGAATCGGCCAATGGGGCTACACCCGAAAACCAAGTGATCTATGATCTTACCCAAAACACTGGCGGACTTAACTGGGGTACGGCTGCGCGGATCACACCAGCTGGGATGTCGGGCCAAACAGAAACCGGATTTTCGAACGGGATGGTTAAAAACGTAAGCAACGATTCAGTTTATGTTTACGGAAGCAAGAGTGTGTTCTTTAATACGTCTAATGTATTCCTGGCGCGTTTTCCGGCAAATAATCCGGCTAACTGGTCGTTCTGGACAGGAACTTCGTGGTCATCAACCCGTACAACTGCTACCGCAGCGGCTATAACCATTGGCGCGGGTAACACTACCCAACAAAATGTGATCATATCAAAAGTGAATAACAAGTACGTGATGATGCAGATGGACCTGGGCTATTTTTGCGATCCGGCAAGCCATAACATTTATATATCAACGGCCGATAGTCCTAAAGGGCCATTCACTGCACCTAAAATGGTTTTCACTATTAACGATGTTTACCAGGGGCATTTGGCTAAGTATTATACCCCGGCCATTCACCCCGAATTTGTTAACGGTCATAACGAATTGCTTGTTACCTATTGTTTAAACTACAACGGAGAGGGTGGCAGCTGCAGTACCACCACTTGCGTAAACAATAACCAGGACCCTAATTTTTACCAGGTAAAGGCCGTGAGGATCCCTTACAGCTTGGTTGGCCTATAG
- a CDS encoding GH92 family glycosyl hydrolase has protein sequence MNITTLPALKKYLIAVFAAGMLFSQAAVLKAQNAASYVNPFIGASTSADGAGVYHGLGKTFPGAATPYGLVQLSPNTITGGDNGSGYSYEHKSIEGFAFTQMSGIGWYGDLGNFLVMPTAGPIKTSAGKMGTAGIGYRSAYDKSTEKASAGYYSVLLTDNNIKAEATAAPHSGMLRFTFSQNKQSRIQIDLARRVGGTSTLQYVKVVDDHTIEGFMKCTPDGGGWGNGDGHADYTVYFYAQFSKPLKNYGVWSVDIPNDWSRKLDDVTGDKYQERVANAEIFKGLKEKQGKHLGFYSEFATKAGEQVLLKSGISFVSIAGAKANLQAEIKDWNFDAVHQRTINLWNNALSKVSIQGGTAEQKTVFYTALYHTMIDPRIVSDVTGQYMGGDGKVHHTVTFKKRTIFSGWDVFRSQMPLQTIINPSLVNDLVNSLVTLANEKRKDYLERWELLNAYSGCMLGNPAVAVMADAYAKGIRNYNIPDAYKLAVGAVEKFGNGDKGFTPGNTGISYTLEYAYNDWCVAQLAKALNKQQDANKYTLRGEAFKNIFDMDKGWFRPKDSTGSWLPWPAEGRIKQWYGCIESNPYQQGWFVPQDVDGMAKLMGGREKVIADLNNLFGKTPDNMMWNDYYNHSNEPVHHVPFLYNRLGAPWLTQKWTREICRRAYKNSVEGLVGNEDVGQMSAWYVLAASGLHPVCPGDTRQEVTSPVFNKVTLKLDPKYAKGKTFTIIANNNSAKNIYIQGAKLNGKAYNKCYIDYKDIAAGGTLELSMGATPNKSWGI, from the coding sequence ATGAACATAACCACACTACCAGCCTTAAAAAAATATTTAATAGCCGTATTTGCTGCGGGTATGTTGTTTAGTCAGGCAGCAGTGCTGAAGGCACAAAATGCGGCTTCCTATGTTAATCCTTTTATAGGTGCCAGCACCAGTGCGGATGGGGCAGGGGTTTACCATGGCTTAGGTAAAACATTTCCGGGCGCTGCCACACCTTACGGACTGGTACAGTTAAGCCCTAACACCATAACCGGAGGTGACAATGGCTCGGGCTATAGCTATGAACATAAAAGTATTGAAGGGTTTGCCTTTACCCAAATGAGTGGCATTGGCTGGTATGGTGATCTGGGAAATTTTTTAGTAATGCCTACAGCCGGGCCAATCAAAACCAGTGCCGGTAAAATGGGAACTGCAGGAATAGGCTATCGATCTGCTTATGATAAAAGTACTGAAAAAGCATCGGCCGGATATTACAGTGTGCTGCTAACCGATAATAATATCAAAGCTGAAGCCACTGCCGCCCCTCATAGCGGGATGTTGCGCTTTACCTTTTCTCAAAATAAACAATCACGTATCCAGATTGATCTGGCCAGAAGGGTAGGGGGAACTTCAACGCTGCAATATGTAAAAGTAGTTGATGACCATACTATTGAGGGCTTTATGAAATGCACCCCCGACGGTGGTGGCTGGGGCAATGGTGACGGACATGCAGATTATACTGTGTATTTTTACGCACAATTCAGCAAGCCGCTTAAAAACTATGGCGTCTGGAGTGTCGATATTCCCAATGACTGGAGCCGTAAGCTGGACGATGTTACCGGCGATAAATACCAGGAACGCGTAGCTAATGCTGAGATCTTTAAAGGCTTGAAGGAAAAGCAGGGAAAGCATCTTGGTTTTTACAGCGAATTTGCTACCAAAGCCGGTGAACAGGTATTGCTTAAATCAGGTATCTCATTTGTAAGTATAGCCGGTGCTAAGGCCAATTTACAAGCTGAAATAAAGGACTGGAATTTCGACGCTGTTCATCAGCGAACTATTAACCTATGGAATAATGCCCTGTCAAAAGTTAGTATCCAGGGCGGCACTGCCGAACAAAAGACGGTGTTTTATACAGCATTATATCATACCATGATAGACCCGCGCATTGTAAGCGATGTTACCGGTCAATATATGGGTGGTGATGGCAAGGTGCATCATACTGTAACATTTAAAAAACGCACTATATTTAGTGGGTGGGATGTTTTCAGGAGCCAGATGCCTTTACAAACTATTATTAATCCGTCGCTGGTTAATGACCTCGTTAATTCGCTGGTTACGCTTGCCAACGAAAAGAGGAAAGATTACCTGGAACGCTGGGAACTGCTGAATGCCTATAGCGGCTGTATGCTTGGTAACCCGGCGGTAGCCGTTATGGCCGATGCTTATGCCAAAGGCATCCGTAATTATAATATACCCGATGCTTATAAATTAGCCGTGGGCGCTGTTGAAAAATTTGGCAACGGGGATAAAGGTTTTACTCCCGGCAACACCGGCATCAGTTACACACTCGAGTATGCCTATAACGACTGGTGTGTAGCTCAATTAGCAAAAGCGCTTAATAAACAGCAGGATGCTAATAAATATACGTTGCGCGGTGAGGCCTTCAAAAATATTTTTGATATGGATAAAGGCTGGTTCCGCCCAAAAGATAGCACCGGTAGCTGGCTCCCATGGCCTGCAGAAGGACGGATTAAACAATGGTATGGCTGTATTGAGAGCAACCCTTATCAGCAGGGATGGTTTGTACCGCAGGATGTTGACGGTATGGCAAAGCTGATGGGCGGTCGCGAAAAAGTGATAGCCGATCTGAATAACCTTTTTGGCAAAACACCCGATAACATGATGTGGAACGATTACTATAATCATTCCAATGAGCCGGTACACCATGTTCCGTTCCTGTACAACCGGCTTGGCGCCCCATGGCTTACCCAGAAATGGACACGCGAGATCTGCCGCCGGGCTTATAAAAACTCTGTAGAGGGATTGGTGGGCAACGAAGATGTAGGACAGATGTCGGCCTGGTATGTATTGGCAGCGAGTGGTTTGCATCCGGTTTGTCCCGGCGATACGAGGCAGGAGGTCACCAGCCCGGTATTCAATAAAGTAACGTTAAAGCTTGATCCTAAATACGCAAAAGGTAAAACCTTTACCATCATCGCCAATAATAATTCGGCAAAAAATATTTATATACAGGGAGCAAAACTTAACGGCAAAGCCTACAATAAATGTTATATAGATTATAAGGATATTGCAGCAGGCGGCACCCTTGAATTAAGTATGGGCGCAACACCAAATAAAAGCTGGGGGATCTGA
- a CDS encoding acetylxylan esterase — MLFKIKVLCAGMTLLLCSLLSFAQQINYPPVDKVAADFKKLLERPRVPLNPSLTITQTDSVITEHGFIYSEKNERVPILIYKPVTGAKSYPAVIFLHGTGGKKEDSKGMLYQLVKRGIMGVAIDARFHGERIAGGAHGAKEYVAAATAAWENKDKGHQTHPFLFDTAFDLWRVTDYLASRPDVDANRIGMGGISMGGMETWLAASVDKRIKVIVLDIAVQSFKWSLDNDKWQGRAGTIRAAHLQAAKDLGDSVLNKRNVQAVWDKLLPDITGEFDCPSLLRLMAPRPMLVVGTENDSNCPLPGADIAYASAMQAYTSKNAADKIMRDVAPKLPHTSTPAHFKMTLDWFSKWL, encoded by the coding sequence ATGTTGTTTAAGATCAAGGTACTTTGCGCCGGCATGACATTATTGTTATGCTCCTTGCTTTCATTCGCGCAGCAAATAAATTACCCCCCTGTTGATAAGGTTGCTGCTGATTTTAAAAAGCTGCTGGAAAGGCCCCGCGTTCCGTTAAATCCATCCCTTACAATAACACAAACAGATTCGGTTATTACAGAACACGGTTTTATTTATAGCGAAAAGAATGAGCGGGTACCTATCCTGATTTACAAACCTGTTACTGGCGCAAAATCATACCCTGCTGTAATTTTTCTCCACGGTACAGGTGGTAAAAAGGAGGACAGCAAAGGGATGTTGTACCAATTGGTTAAAAGAGGGATTATGGGCGTAGCCATTGATGCCCGATTTCATGGTGAACGCATTGCCGGAGGCGCGCATGGCGCAAAGGAATACGTAGCAGCTGCTACCGCTGCCTGGGAAAATAAAGATAAAGGCCATCAAACCCATCCATTTTTGTTTGATACCGCTTTTGATCTTTGGCGGGTAACCGATTACCTGGCAAGCAGGCCTGATGTAGATGCTAATCGTATCGGTATGGGCGGCATATCCATGGGAGGGATGGAAACATGGCTTGCAGCATCAGTAGATAAGCGGATAAAAGTAATTGTGCTGGATATTGCAGTGCAAAGTTTCAAATGGTCGTTGGATAATGATAAATGGCAGGGACGTGCAGGTACTATCCGGGCAGCGCACTTACAGGCGGCCAAAGACCTTGGCGATTCGGTCTTAAACAAGCGTAACGTACAAGCTGTATGGGATAAACTGCTCCCTGATATCACCGGCGAGTTTGATTGCCCTTCACTGCTGCGATTAATGGCGCCCCGTCCAATGCTGGTTGTAGGTACGGAAAATGATTCTAATTGCCCGTTGCCGGGTGCAGATATAGCCTATGCTTCGGCCATGCAGGCGTATACCTCAAAAAACGCGGCCGATAAAATTATGCGTGACGTGGCACCGAAGCTGCCCCATACCTCCACGCCGGCGCATTTTAAAATGACATTGGATTGGTTTAGTAAATGGCTGTAG
- a CDS encoding SRPBCC family protein, with protein MSNKITVTATVNADTKKVWDYYTNPEHITKWNFADPSWQCPSASNDMRVGGKYSARMEAKDGSFGFDFEATYDEIVDGEKFTYTMPNGRQASVAFKANGNQTEVEVTFDPEEQNSLEMQKNGWQAILNNFKKYAEEN; from the coding sequence ATGAGCAACAAGATCACCGTTACCGCCACAGTCAATGCAGATACTAAAAAAGTTTGGGATTATTACACCAATCCCGAACACATTACAAAATGGAACTTTGCCGATCCTTCATGGCAATGTCCTTCTGCATCAAATGATATGCGGGTAGGCGGAAAATACTCGGCAAGAATGGAAGCAAAAGACGGAAGCTTTGGTTTTGACTTTGAAGCTACTTATGACGAAATTGTTGATGGTGAAAAGTTTACCTATACTATGCCAAACGGAAGGCAGGCTTCTGTAGCTTTCAAAGCAAACGGCAACCAAACTGAAGTTGAAGTTACATTTGATCCGGAAGAGCAAAATTCCCTTGAAATGCAAAAAAATGGCTGGCAGGCCATACTTAACAACTTTAAGAAATACGCCGAAGAAAATTAA
- a CDS encoding SRPBCC domain-containing protein: protein MKNNLHFDFIADKEKNTLTVRREFLADRQLVWDCYTRQELLDQWFAPAPLTTKTKSMNFSEGGHWHYAMVEPNGTEYWGWTDYLKIKPIDYYTSLDAFCNAEGEINKDLPRAEWLVNFTDKGENALVETIVTYKSLSDLETVIQMGMEQGMMATLEKLDQLLLTLKK from the coding sequence ATGAAAAACAACTTGCACTTTGATTTTATTGCAGATAAAGAAAAAAATACGCTGACCGTCAGGCGTGAATTTTTAGCCGACAGGCAATTGGTTTGGGACTGTTACACCCGGCAGGAATTGCTTGACCAATGGTTTGCCCCCGCGCCATTAACTACCAAAACCAAATCAATGAATTTTAGCGAAGGTGGCCACTGGCACTATGCCATGGTGGAGCCCAATGGTACAGAATACTGGGGCTGGACAGATTATCTGAAAATCAAACCCATTGATTACTATACATCATTAGATGCTTTCTGTAATGCAGAAGGTGAAATAAATAAGGATCTTCCCCGTGCGGAGTGGCTCGTAAATTTTACCGACAAAGGAGAAAACGCTTTGGTAGAAACCATTGTAACTTACAAATCGCTTTCAGATTTGGAAACTGTTATCCAGATGGGCATGGAACAGGGAATGATGGCAACCCTCGAAAAACTCGACCAATTATTATTAACCTTAAAAAAATAA
- a CDS encoding metalloregulator ArsR/SmtB family transcription factor, producing MRRDIFQAVADPTRRAIIALIALQAMTPNAIAEHFDTTRQAISKHLKVLTECELVKQEYQGREIYYQLEIDKMKEIDKWLEQFRKIWETRFQQLDNLLSTLKKQKK from the coding sequence ATGAGAAGAGATATTTTTCAGGCTGTTGCCGACCCTACACGGCGGGCTATCATCGCCTTAATTGCATTACAGGCAATGACACCTAACGCTATCGCCGAGCATTTTGATACTACGCGGCAGGCAATTTCAAAACACCTGAAGGTTTTAACCGAATGTGAACTGGTGAAACAGGAATACCAGGGGCGTGAGATCTACTATCAACTGGAGATTGACAAAATGAAAGAAATAGACAAATGGCTGGAGCAATTTCGCAAAATTTGGGAAACCCGGTTTCAACAACTCGACAACCTTTTATCAACTCTAAAAAAACAGAAAAAATGA
- a CDS encoding DoxX family protein: MKSKILFVLCLLTGLMFINAGLDKFFHYMPMPKEMPEKMVKVGKAFMEIGWLMPLVGAMEILGGLLLVIPRTRALGAVVLVPILTGILLANISMAPSGLPIVLVLIAIVLWVIIDNWEKYLPMIRK; this comes from the coding sequence ATGAAAAGTAAAATCCTATTTGTTTTATGCCTGTTAACCGGGTTAATGTTTATCAACGCCGGTCTCGACAAATTTTTTCATTACATGCCGATGCCTAAAGAAATGCCTGAAAAAATGGTGAAAGTAGGGAAGGCCTTTATGGAAATAGGCTGGCTCATGCCGCTGGTGGGCGCCATGGAAATCCTTGGCGGTTTATTATTGGTCATCCCAAGAACCAGGGCGCTTGGTGCAGTAGTACTCGTACCTATTTTAACAGGTATCTTATTGGCTAATATCAGTATGGCCCCGTCGGGTTTACCTATCGTATTGGTATTGATCGCAATTGTTCTTTGGGTAATTATTGACAATTGGGAGAAATACCTGCCTATGATCAGGAAATAG